In the Micromonospora narathiwatensis genome, one interval contains:
- a CDS encoding ROK family transcriptional regulator codes for MTAATSGPRLRDVNRVAVLALIGRHGPISRADVARRLGLSPPTVTAVTRSLIEAGVIQKVDDGMPRGGRPSELLAVVGPAAHAIGVKVAAGRLTGVRADLDGTVLDTFAAPFDESAVNPFDALSELLAPHVAAPGHPPLLGVGLGVPGFVDSRTGLVEAPLLGWRHMPLRDYLTRLLDAPVLVDNDVNTLAAYEHLYGLGRPYDDFLTITLGQGVGGAVVLGGDLRRGGHGAAGELGHLPIDPDGPTCHCGKRGCLETYVCDAALLAQARDAGAVGPDAGSADLRAAADRGDPGALAVYRAAGERLGAVAAGLATVLDPQAVLVSGEGTLAWDHLADGFLTALRAGMFPPMADGVSVHVDPWDDAKWALGAAALVLRAPFTLNAEAQTDAIRARLAAFPGAEVTQ; via the coding sequence GTGACGGCTGCGACGTCGGGTCCCCGCCTGCGAGACGTCAACCGGGTCGCCGTGCTCGCCCTGATCGGGCGACACGGCCCGATCTCGCGCGCGGACGTCGCCCGGCGACTGGGCCTCAGCCCGCCGACCGTCACCGCGGTCACCCGCTCCCTGATCGAGGCGGGCGTCATCCAGAAGGTCGACGACGGCATGCCCCGCGGCGGCCGACCGAGCGAACTCCTCGCGGTGGTGGGCCCGGCCGCGCACGCGATCGGCGTGAAGGTCGCCGCCGGTCGGCTCACCGGGGTACGCGCCGACCTCGACGGCACCGTTCTGGACACCTTCGCCGCGCCGTTCGACGAGAGCGCCGTCAACCCCTTCGACGCGCTGTCCGAACTGCTCGCGCCGCACGTCGCCGCGCCCGGCCATCCACCGCTGCTCGGGGTGGGGCTCGGTGTTCCCGGTTTCGTCGACAGCCGCACCGGCCTGGTCGAGGCGCCCCTGCTCGGCTGGCGGCACATGCCCCTGCGCGACTACCTCACGCGGCTGCTCGACGCGCCGGTGCTGGTCGACAACGACGTCAACACCCTGGCCGCCTACGAGCACCTCTACGGACTGGGCCGACCGTACGACGACTTCCTGACCATCACCCTCGGGCAGGGCGTCGGCGGGGCCGTCGTCCTGGGTGGCGACCTGCGCCGGGGCGGGCACGGTGCCGCGGGCGAACTCGGGCACCTGCCGATCGACCCCGACGGGCCGACCTGCCACTGCGGCAAGCGCGGCTGCCTGGAGACGTACGTGTGCGACGCGGCCCTGCTCGCGCAGGCGCGGGACGCGGGCGCAGTCGGCCCGGACGCGGGGTCGGCCGACCTGAGGGCGGCGGCGGATCGTGGCGACCCGGGCGCCCTGGCCGTCTACCGCGCCGCCGGCGAGCGCCTCGGCGCCGTCGCGGCCGGGTTGGCCACCGTGCTCGACCCCCAGGCGGTGCTGGTCAGCGGTGAGGGAACGCTGGCGTGGGACCACCTGGCCGACGGATTCCTCACCGCCCTGCGCGCGGGCATGTTCCCGCCGATGGCCGACGGGGTGAGCGTCCACGTCGACCCGTGGGACGACGCGAAGTGGGCGCTGGGCGCGGCTGCGCTGGTGCTCCGGGCGCCGTTCACGCTCAACGCCGAGGCGCAGACCGACGCGATCCGGGCCCGGCTGGCCGCGTTCCCCGGTGCCGAGGTGACCCAGTGA
- a CDS encoding FUSC family protein, giving the protein MGEPDGVRRDGAEGRPDHGTGSAGGGAGGLSAPVRDAGGRLGRAVRRLVTSLADPERSAPRAAVRAAVVLPGLFAVGRYVVGNESFATFAIFGGFALLIMSDFGGTGRERARSYLLATAAGAVLVALGTVVSRSSVAVPAVMFVVAFVATFLAAVVGGHVSTARLGLLLSFVLAVTLPYGAGQIPMRVAGWLFAGLAATGAALLLPRAGPVALARAVGAACRAVADLIDALARRPDDPGLSRFRAAAQAVDAARGRYAGTASRSLGSRRRLRAYAELIGDLQLIVGVAGHPLYRPEHLSRRGTGTEGALVAAVSDVLRASAASIEGASGVPDVRVVEERRQAHRRAVGRWVRRLLGRSAPGEQILDALEVDHTLRVLAHLATAVAANASAAAGRDTGARGGGAGQEVLADYPARHRRLRWLASSAAPGSTALRDGLRTGFGLAVSVWLAGRLGLPHAFWVVLGTLQVLRTNALGTARSVVRAVAGNVVGVVVGSAVIIGTAGRPAWLWAALPVAVLLSAYTSGSQRFLLSQAAFTLDLMIIFNLLAPVGWRLGLVRLEDIGVGVAVSVALSLLMWPHGTRRQFIRSAAAYHRAAIGRLRYAFDRLLAVGAAEQRPAPAPPAGARTRAELALGAYLAERPTGPLDSSNAVVLMTGANYLALAANLLEGAATDHGYRADRCRDAVEPVRSAQQALLDGLERLADRLAGTGGAPDWPILPDLNVPVRTCLERWRGDEAVAGSATALVVAAEWIRGIDQVGDDLVGPVGRAVAVASRPWWR; this is encoded by the coding sequence ATGGGAGAGCCCGACGGGGTGCGACGAGACGGCGCCGAGGGCCGGCCGGACCACGGGACCGGGAGTGCCGGTGGCGGAGCCGGCGGGCTGTCCGCACCTGTCCGGGACGCGGGCGGGCGTCTCGGTCGGGCCGTACGCCGGTTGGTGACGTCGCTGGCCGATCCCGAGCGGAGCGCGCCCCGGGCCGCGGTTCGCGCCGCGGTCGTGCTGCCGGGTCTGTTCGCGGTCGGACGGTACGTGGTGGGAAACGAGTCCTTCGCCACGTTCGCCATCTTCGGCGGGTTCGCCCTGCTGATCATGAGTGACTTCGGTGGCACCGGTCGGGAACGCGCCCGCTCCTACCTGCTCGCCACGGCGGCGGGAGCGGTCCTGGTGGCGCTGGGCACGGTGGTGTCCCGGTCGTCGGTCGCCGTCCCGGCCGTGATGTTCGTGGTGGCGTTCGTCGCCACCTTCCTCGCCGCGGTGGTGGGCGGCCACGTCAGCACGGCGCGGCTGGGCCTGCTGCTCTCGTTCGTCCTGGCCGTCACGCTGCCCTACGGCGCGGGGCAGATCCCGATGCGGGTGGCGGGTTGGCTCTTCGCCGGCCTCGCCGCGACCGGTGCCGCCCTGCTGCTGCCCCGCGCCGGGCCGGTGGCGCTGGCCCGCGCCGTCGGTGCGGCCTGCCGTGCGGTGGCGGACCTGATCGACGCGCTGGCGCGTCGTCCGGACGATCCCGGCCTCAGCCGCTTCAGGGCGGCGGCGCAGGCGGTGGACGCGGCTCGCGGCCGGTACGCCGGCACGGCGAGCCGGTCGCTCGGCTCGCGGCGCCGGCTGCGCGCGTACGCCGAGCTCATCGGCGACCTCCAGTTGATCGTGGGGGTCGCCGGTCATCCGTTGTACCGGCCGGAACACCTGTCCCGGCGGGGCACCGGGACCGAGGGGGCGTTGGTGGCGGCGGTGTCGGACGTCCTGCGTGCCAGTGCCGCCTCGATCGAGGGCGCCTCGGGCGTGCCGGACGTACGCGTGGTCGAGGAACGGCGGCAGGCGCACCGGCGCGCGGTGGGGCGGTGGGTGCGGCGGTTGCTGGGCCGTTCGGCGCCGGGGGAGCAGATCCTCGACGCGCTGGAAGTCGACCATACGCTGCGTGTGCTGGCGCACCTGGCGACGGCGGTGGCCGCCAACGCCTCGGCGGCGGCCGGCCGGGACACCGGTGCGCGGGGCGGCGGAGCGGGGCAGGAGGTCCTGGCCGACTACCCGGCTCGCCACCGTCGCCTGCGGTGGCTGGCGTCCTCCGCGGCACCGGGCTCCACCGCGCTGCGCGACGGCCTGCGGACCGGGTTCGGCCTGGCGGTGTCGGTGTGGCTCGCCGGGCGGCTGGGCCTGCCGCACGCGTTCTGGGTGGTGCTGGGTACGTTGCAGGTGCTGCGGACCAACGCCCTGGGTACCGCCCGCTCGGTTGTACGGGCCGTCGCCGGCAACGTGGTGGGCGTCGTCGTCGGCTCGGCAGTGATCATCGGGACCGCCGGCCGTCCGGCGTGGCTGTGGGCGGCGCTCCCGGTCGCGGTTCTCCTGTCCGCGTACACCTCCGGCTCCCAGCGGTTCCTGCTCAGCCAGGCCGCGTTCACGCTCGACCTGATGATCATCTTCAATCTGCTCGCCCCGGTCGGCTGGCGCCTGGGTCTGGTTCGGCTGGAGGACATCGGGGTCGGCGTGGCCGTCAGCGTCGCGCTCAGCCTGCTGATGTGGCCGCACGGAACGCGCCGCCAGTTCATCCGGAGCGCCGCCGCGTACCACCGGGCCGCGATCGGGCGGCTCCGGTACGCCTTCGACCGGCTGCTGGCCGTCGGCGCCGCCGAACAGCGGCCCGCTCCGGCCCCGCCGGCGGGCGCGCGTACCCGGGCCGAGTTGGCACTCGGCGCCTACCTGGCCGAGCGGCCGACCGGGCCGCTCGACTCCTCGAACGCCGTGGTCCTGATGACGGGGGCCAACTACCTGGCCCTGGCGGCCAACCTGTTGGAGGGCGCGGCCACCGATCACGGCTATCGGGCGGACCGGTGCCGGGACGCGGTCGAGCCCGTCCGATCGGCGCAGCAGGCTCTGCTCGACGGGCTGGAGCGGCTGGCCGACCGGCTGGCCGGCACGGGAGGCGCACCGGACTGGCCCATCCTGCCGGATCTGAATGTGCCGGTGCGTACCTGCCTGGAACGTTGGCGTGGCGACGAGGCGGTCGCCGGGTCGGCGACCGCCCTGGTGGTCGCGGCCGAGTGGATCCGCGGCATCGACCAGGTGGGCGACGATCTGGTCGGGCCGGTCGGCCGTGCGGTCGCGGTGGCGAGCCGGCCGTGGTGGCGCTGA
- a CDS encoding FHA domain-containing protein: MASCPRGHESGTLDYCDVCGTLMGGAAAPPAAAPAVPPPASAEPATATPPAAPPDVRTCPVCGTPQPGRFCEEDGYDFLLAPPVNPPSAPPADAPASPPAGPAAQRWTVAVHPDPAYFEVVKAMGGEDAAAMAFPRFAAERRFVLTGEQMVIGRRSQSRGINPDIDLVGPPEDPGVSHLHALLVARQDGWAVVDLDSANGTFLNDPSSNPIDPNVQVPIKGGDKIYLGAWTVLTVHAS, translated from the coding sequence ATGGCGAGCTGCCCCAGGGGACACGAGTCCGGCACCCTGGACTACTGCGACGTCTGCGGCACGCTGATGGGTGGCGCGGCCGCACCACCGGCGGCGGCTCCCGCCGTACCCCCGCCGGCCTCGGCGGAGCCGGCCACCGCGACACCTCCGGCCGCCCCGCCCGACGTCAGGACCTGCCCGGTGTGCGGTACGCCCCAACCGGGGCGCTTCTGCGAGGAGGACGGGTACGACTTCCTGCTCGCACCCCCGGTGAACCCGCCGAGCGCCCCGCCCGCGGACGCCCCGGCGTCGCCACCGGCCGGGCCGGCGGCTCAGCGGTGGACGGTCGCCGTGCACCCGGACCCGGCCTACTTCGAGGTCGTCAAGGCGATGGGCGGCGAGGACGCCGCCGCGATGGCGTTCCCGCGGTTCGCGGCCGAGCGGCGCTTCGTGCTGACCGGCGAGCAGATGGTGATCGGGCGGCGCAGCCAGTCGCGGGGCATCAATCCGGACATCGATCTGGTCGGCCCGCCGGAAGACCCTGGCGTGTCCCATCTGCACGCGCTCCTGGTCGCCCGGCAGGACGGCTGGGCGGTGGTCGACCTGGATTCGGCCAACGGCACCTTCCTCAACGACCCCTCCTCGAACCCGATCGACCCGAACGTCCAGGTACCGATCAAGGGCGGCGACAAGATCTACCTGGGGGCCTGGACCGTCCTGACCGTCCATGCGTCCTGA
- a CDS encoding VWA domain-containing protein — protein MTAQFSAEVDQNEYLPEGGRVVDAIITVTAQGGALRDTGAAPSAAEVIMVDVSGSMGMPAKKIAEAKKATAIAVDTLRDGVAFAVVAGTAGANMVYPADARMVPASPQTRAEAKAAVARLRADGGTAMGRWLDLANYLFAGQPAEVKHAILLTDGQNQHESPQDLQRVLDVCEGRFVCDSRGVGDDWVARELRLIASTLLGTADGLEDPAELPAAFQAMTEAAMGKSVADVSLRVWTPAGATIRFVKQVYPQVEDLTGRRVEVSGRIGDYPTGAWGAESRDYHISVEVEPDAVGEEVLAARFSLVSGGQVLTEKLVLARWTDDTALSTKINPQVAHYTGQAELAAVIQEGLKARDAGDVETATAKLGRAVQLAAASGHEGTAKLLARVVDVVDAPTGTVRLKKQVAGVDAELTNVRSVKTVRVKKKQEG, from the coding sequence ATGACCGCACAGTTCTCCGCCGAGGTCGACCAGAACGAATACCTGCCCGAGGGCGGGCGCGTCGTCGACGCCATCATCACCGTGACCGCGCAGGGCGGCGCCCTGCGCGACACGGGTGCCGCGCCCAGCGCGGCGGAGGTCATCATGGTCGACGTCTCCGGGTCGATGGGTATGCCGGCCAAGAAGATCGCCGAGGCGAAGAAGGCCACCGCCATCGCCGTCGACACCCTCCGGGACGGGGTCGCGTTCGCCGTCGTCGCCGGCACGGCGGGGGCGAACATGGTCTATCCGGCCGACGCCCGCATGGTCCCGGCCTCCCCGCAGACCAGGGCCGAGGCGAAGGCGGCGGTCGCCCGACTGCGAGCCGACGGGGGTACGGCCATGGGCCGCTGGCTGGACCTCGCGAACTATCTCTTCGCGGGGCAGCCGGCCGAGGTGAAGCACGCGATCCTGCTCACCGACGGGCAGAACCAGCACGAGAGCCCGCAGGACCTCCAGCGCGTGCTGGACGTCTGCGAGGGCAGGTTCGTCTGCGACAGCCGCGGCGTCGGCGACGACTGGGTGGCGCGCGAGTTGCGGCTGATCGCCTCCACCCTGCTGGGCACCGCCGACGGCCTGGAGGACCCGGCCGAGCTGCCGGCCGCCTTCCAGGCCATGACGGAGGCCGCGATGGGCAAGTCGGTCGCCGACGTGTCGCTGCGGGTGTGGACCCCGGCCGGGGCCACCATCCGGTTCGTCAAGCAGGTGTACCCGCAGGTGGAGGACCTCACCGGCCGGCGGGTTGAGGTGAGCGGCCGGATCGGCGACTACCCGACCGGGGCGTGGGGCGCGGAGAGCCGCGACTACCACATCTCGGTCGAGGTCGAGCCGGACGCGGTCGGCGAGGAGGTGCTCGCCGCGCGGTTCAGCCTCGTCAGCGGCGGCCAGGTGCTCACCGAAAAGCTGGTGCTGGCCCGGTGGACCGACGACACCGCCCTCTCCACGAAGATCAACCCGCAGGTGGCGCACTACACCGGGCAGGCCGAACTCGCCGCGGTGATCCAGGAGGGACTCAAGGCGCGCGACGCCGGCGACGTGGAGACCGCCACGGCGAAGCTCGGCCGGGCCGTGCAACTCGCGGCGGCGTCCGGCCACGAAGGCACGGCCAAGCTGCTCGCCCGCGTGGTCGACGTGGTCGACGCGCCCACCGGCACCGTACGGCTCAAGAAGCAGGTCGCCGGCGTCGACGCGGAACTCACCAACGTGCGGTCCGTCAAGACGGTCCGGGTGAAGAAGAAGCAGGAGGGCTGA
- a CDS encoding PP2C family protein-serine/threonine phosphatase has translation MNGALMNGCPDHGPPSEPEHRFCEVCGRNLATGEPAAQSVSTTWLSSRTTGTACAACDTAYAGDEAYCDHCGRRRPIGRAHAELALGGAAGVTDRGQRRRGNEDALAIGRTGSAGAAVVCDGVSTSIHADTAAHDAAEAGIAALLAALAHGTDPAKATLEGARAAAAAARATAGPDAGASPPSCTYVSGVVTAEAVTVGWIGDSRAYWLGPDPACLTVDDSVAGQLAAGRPLPPALDADPESRALIRWLGADSDDPEAQVVSLRPAGPGRLLLCSDGLHDYLSDPAALAAESAGELIDVARHLTAIAVNGGGHDNITVAVLSYPPPGGSVP, from the coding sequence ATGAACGGCGCGCTGATGAACGGCTGCCCCGACCACGGCCCGCCCAGCGAGCCGGAGCACCGCTTCTGCGAGGTGTGCGGGCGCAACCTGGCGACCGGTGAGCCGGCGGCGCAGTCGGTCTCCACCACCTGGCTGTCGTCGCGGACCACCGGCACCGCCTGCGCGGCCTGCGACACGGCCTACGCGGGCGACGAGGCCTACTGTGACCACTGCGGACGGCGGCGGCCGATCGGACGGGCTCACGCCGAGCTGGCCCTGGGCGGCGCCGCCGGCGTGACCGACCGTGGCCAACGTCGACGCGGCAACGAGGACGCGCTCGCGATCGGCCGGACCGGCAGCGCCGGCGCCGCCGTCGTGTGCGACGGGGTGTCCACCTCCATCCACGCGGACACCGCGGCGCACGACGCGGCCGAGGCCGGCATCGCCGCGCTCCTGGCGGCGCTGGCCCACGGCACCGACCCCGCCAAGGCGACCCTCGAAGGCGCGCGGGCGGCCGCGGCGGCGGCCCGGGCCACCGCCGGTCCGGACGCCGGGGCCTCGCCGCCGAGCTGCACGTACGTCTCCGGAGTCGTCACCGCCGAAGCCGTGACCGTGGGCTGGATCGGCGACAGCCGCGCCTACTGGCTGGGGCCGGACCCCGCCTGCCTCACCGTCGACGACTCGGTGGCCGGCCAGCTCGCCGCCGGGCGTCCGCTCCCACCGGCCCTCGACGCCGACCCCGAGTCCCGGGCGTTGATCCGCTGGCTCGGTGCCGACTCGGACGACCCGGAGGCGCAGGTCGTCTCGCTGCGACCGGCCGGCCCCGGCCGGCTGCTGCTCTGCTCCGACGGTCTGCACGACTACCTGTCCGACCCGGCGGCGCTGGCGGCGGAGTCCGCCGGCGAGCTGATCGACGTCGCGCGGCACCTCACGGCCATCGCGGTGAACGGCGGGGGCCACGACAACATCACCGTCGCCGTACTCTCCTATCCACCCCCGGGAGGCTCCGTCCCATGA
- a CDS encoding serine/threonine-protein kinase, which yields MRCVRSGCPGSYGAEGYCDECGRRAPAGAVVAPPGGSVATAAATMPSVATISAGSARTGSGRSRPSARGGLGAGLIDIPRVPLRDPATAVMSDPKVAESRRFCTGCDAEVGRGRDGRPGRVEGYCPHCGHPFSFVPRLRAGDLVNDRYEVLGALAYGGLGWIYLARDRNVSDSVSDRWVVLKGLINTGDADAMAAAVTERRFLVEIDHPNIVKIHDFVQHPDPKTGERVGYIVMEYVGGQSLRDMLVARRAEGVRVLPLPEVIAYGVEILPALGYLHDRGLIFCDFKPDNVIHAEEQLKLIDLGGVRRADDDVSAIYGTPGYQAPEVATAGPSVASDIYTVGRSLAVLSFEFRGFASTYADRLPEQAQVPLLAQEESYFRLLRRATHREPARRFQSAAEMSEQLLGVLREVVSAVDGVPRPTLSRRFTPERRAFGTGAGEVGDAVVADLRPASVAAALPLPQVDVLDPGAGVLATLSVTDPGEVVRQLTATPTRSVEVTFRLVRARIEQGDQAGARAGLDELAAADPYDWRIDWYRGLAALAANNPGEARIAFDAVYDELPGEPAARLALAAAMECTGDPTAAERLYTRVWRVDHGYLSAAFGLARIRLAAEDRAGALAVLDQVPDSSSMHAIAQVAAVRASLHTTTRQPVEPDDLLHASVRLERLSLDVERRARLAVELLEAALGWITAAQVPRQRPSAGDRVLGHELTERGLRFGLEQAYRAMAQLARDSDTRIALVDRANTVRPRTLI from the coding sequence ATGAGGTGTGTCCGGTCCGGTTGCCCCGGCTCGTACGGCGCCGAGGGCTACTGCGACGAGTGCGGGCGCCGGGCGCCGGCGGGCGCCGTGGTGGCGCCTCCGGGCGGCAGCGTGGCGACCGCCGCGGCCACGATGCCGTCCGTCGCGACGATCAGCGCCGGCTCGGCGCGTACCGGATCCGGGCGCAGCCGGCCCTCGGCGCGCGGCGGGCTCGGCGCCGGGCTGATCGACATTCCGCGGGTGCCGCTGCGCGACCCGGCCACGGCGGTCATGAGCGACCCGAAGGTGGCCGAGTCACGGCGATTCTGCACGGGGTGCGACGCCGAGGTGGGCCGCGGGCGCGACGGCCGGCCGGGCCGGGTGGAGGGCTACTGCCCGCACTGCGGCCACCCGTTCTCGTTCGTGCCGCGGCTGCGCGCCGGCGACCTCGTCAACGACCGGTACGAGGTGCTCGGCGCGCTCGCGTACGGCGGGCTGGGCTGGATCTACCTCGCTCGGGACCGCAACGTCAGCGACTCGGTCAGCGACCGTTGGGTCGTGCTCAAGGGGCTGATCAACACCGGCGACGCCGACGCCATGGCGGCGGCGGTGACCGAGCGGCGTTTCCTGGTCGAGATCGACCACCCCAACATCGTCAAGATCCACGACTTTGTGCAGCACCCCGACCCGAAGACGGGCGAGCGGGTCGGCTACATCGTCATGGAGTACGTGGGCGGCCAGTCGCTGCGGGACATGCTGGTGGCCCGCCGTGCCGAGGGCGTACGGGTGCTGCCGCTGCCGGAGGTGATCGCGTACGGGGTCGAGATCCTGCCCGCGTTGGGCTACCTGCACGACCGCGGCCTGATCTTCTGCGACTTCAAGCCGGACAACGTCATCCACGCCGAGGAGCAGCTCAAGCTCATCGACCTGGGCGGCGTCCGGCGGGCCGACGACGACGTCAGCGCGATCTACGGCACGCCCGGTTACCAGGCACCGGAGGTGGCCACCGCGGGCCCGTCGGTCGCCTCGGACATCTACACCGTCGGCCGGTCGCTCGCCGTGCTCAGCTTCGAGTTCCGCGGATTCGCCAGCACGTACGCCGATCGGCTGCCCGAGCAGGCGCAGGTGCCGCTGCTGGCTCAGGAGGAGTCGTACTTCCGGTTGCTGCGCCGGGCCACGCACCGGGAGCCGGCCCGGCGTTTCCAGTCCGCGGCCGAGATGAGCGAGCAACTGCTCGGCGTCCTCCGGGAGGTGGTGTCGGCCGTCGACGGCGTGCCACGGCCGACCCTGTCCCGCCGGTTCACCCCCGAACGCCGGGCGTTCGGCACCGGCGCCGGGGAGGTCGGCGACGCGGTGGTCGCCGACCTCCGCCCGGCGAGCGTCGCCGCCGCGCTGCCGCTGCCGCAGGTCGACGTCCTCGATCCCGGCGCGGGCGTGCTGGCCACCCTGAGCGTCACCGACCCCGGTGAGGTCGTCCGGCAACTGACTGCCACGCCGACGCGGAGCGTGGAGGTGACGTTCCGGCTGGTCCGGGCGCGCATCGAGCAGGGGGATCAGGCCGGCGCGCGTGCCGGGCTGGACGAGTTGGCGGCGGCCGATCCGTACGACTGGCGGATCGACTGGTACCGGGGCCTCGCCGCGCTGGCCGCGAACAACCCGGGCGAGGCGAGAATCGCGTTCGACGCGGTCTACGACGAGCTGCCGGGCGAGCCGGCCGCCCGGCTGGCGCTGGCCGCCGCGATGGAGTGCACCGGCGACCCGACCGCCGCCGAACGGCTCTACACCCGGGTCTGGCGGGTCGACCACGGCTACCTCAGCGCCGCCTTCGGGCTGGCCCGGATCCGGCTGGCCGCCGAGGACCGGGCCGGCGCGCTGGCGGTACTCGACCAGGTGCCCGACAGCTCCAGCATGCACGCCATCGCCCAGGTGGCCGCCGTACGCGCCAGCCTGCACACCACGACGCGGCAACCGGTCGAGCCCGACGACCTGCTGCACGCCTCCGTCCGGCTGGAACGGCTCAGCCTCGACGTCGAGCGTCGCGCCCGACTGGCCGTCGAGCTGCTGGAGGCGGCCCTCGGCTGGATCACCGCGGCCCAGGTGCCCCGGCAGCGCCCGTCGGCCGGTGACCGGGTACTCGGCCACGAGCTGACCGAGCGAGGGCTGCGCTTCGGCCTGGAGCAGGCGTACCGGGCGATGGCGCAGCTGGCGCGCGACAGCGACACGCGGATCGCGCTCGTCGACCGGGCCAACACGGTCCGGCCGAGGACGCTGATATGA
- a CDS encoding glutamate ABC transporter substrate-binding protein: MTRRALALLTVLCLTGCAASRPLPDARVDVSAPRPVGAQDPASIPTATATTPASCDPRASLRPSAAPPAPGRMPAGSTMARIAERGRLVVGVDQNNYRFGYRDPGTGELVGFEIDLAHEIARAIFGDPGKVLFRAVTTAEREQAVQSGAVDLVIRSMTMTCDRWQRVSFSTEYFSAGQAILVAKGSPIKNLAGLAGRKVCAATGSTSIRNIATRAPQALPVSAADALDCLVMLQQNQVDAVSTDDAILAGFAAQDPGTTVLPDRFTEEPYGMAMKKESPDLVRFVNAVLERLRADGAWTRLYDRWLTALGSTPPPPAARYQD; the protein is encoded by the coding sequence ATGACCCGACGTGCCCTCGCGTTGCTGACCGTCCTCTGCCTGACCGGCTGCGCGGCGAGCCGGCCCCTGCCCGACGCGCGGGTCGACGTGTCGGCGCCCCGACCGGTCGGCGCGCAGGACCCGGCGAGCATTCCGACCGCGACCGCGACGACGCCCGCCTCGTGTGATCCGCGCGCCAGCCTCCGGCCGTCCGCCGCGCCGCCCGCGCCGGGGCGGATGCCGGCCGGCTCGACGATGGCCCGGATCGCCGAGCGGGGGCGGCTCGTCGTCGGCGTCGACCAGAACAACTACCGTTTCGGATACCGCGACCCGGGCACCGGTGAGCTGGTGGGTTTCGAGATCGACCTGGCGCACGAGATCGCCCGGGCGATCTTCGGGGACCCCGGCAAGGTGCTGTTCCGGGCGGTGACCACCGCCGAACGGGAGCAGGCGGTCCAGTCGGGCGCCGTCGACCTCGTCATCCGCAGCATGACGATGACCTGCGACCGGTGGCAGCGAGTGTCGTTCTCCACCGAATACTTTAGCGCCGGCCAGGCGATCCTGGTGGCCAAGGGATCGCCGATCAAGAACCTCGCGGGCCTCGCCGGCAGGAAGGTCTGCGCGGCCACCGGCAGCACGTCGATCCGGAACATCGCGACCAGGGCGCCGCAGGCGCTACCGGTGTCGGCGGCCGACGCGCTGGACTGCCTGGTGATGCTGCAGCAGAACCAGGTCGACGCGGTCTCCACCGACGACGCGATCCTGGCCGGCTTCGCGGCACAGGATCCGGGCACGACCGTCCTGCCCGACCGGTTCACCGAGGAGCCGTACGGCATGGCGATGAAGAAGGAGTCACCCGACCTGGTGCGGTTCGTCAACGCGGTGCTGGAGCGGCTGCGCGCCGACGGCGCCTGGACCCGGCTCTACGACCGGTGGCTCACCGCGCTGGGCAGCACCCCGCCGCCACCGGCAGCCCGCTACCAGGACTGA